A segment of the Trifolium pratense cultivar HEN17-A07 linkage group LG7, ARS_RC_1.1, whole genome shotgun sequence genome:
CAATAATAgttgattagaaacatataaaTACATAAAGTTTTAAGTCTgtctcaatatatatatatatatgagataggatccgttgacacagGTGTCAAACTTTATGTTGACACCAAATCTTATGCGTCAATTTTAATTAATCCAATGACTCCTGTTTGTTCCCTAAAAGCGCTCACGTGATCATGAAATACCACACTGTGTTCGTTTTTATTCTTTCTCGTAAGTCAACACAATCTTTGTTTCAATTTGTGTTATGCCGCTCAGATCAGATCTCTTGCTCTCCGTTATCCCCTCATTCATGTTATTCAGGTGTTTGGTTTCTCTAGAAAAGTAAACAATTTTTACTGTGATAATTCTTGAATCCCCTGATAATTCACTGATAATTCTTTAAAAACACCCAATCTATGACAAGTCTAATTACCATTAACAACACGATTTGTGTATCTGTGTTTGAACTATCTTTTATTTTGGGTTACAAAGTAACAACTTGTCCTTATAACGATCTCCGCTTCTAAAATTTTGAAGCAAGGTCGAGTTTCTTTTTTAGATTGTGATTAGTGGGTCTTTTAGTTTTATGGGgtgtaaacaaaaacaaaaattccaGCGTTTTATTTACTTTAGAAATGTCGAGATttaatcaaaaaagaaaaagaaacgtCGATGAAGACAGATGATGAAAAGTCAGCAGTTATCATCACATCACGTGAGCGCTTTTAGGGAACAAACAGGAGCCATTGGATTAATTAAAATTGACGGATaagattaattatatatatgcgGAGAATATGAATGTATACTTGGGTCAAAATCAAGAGATTTGGATTTAAATGTGATATATCTGCTGGTTAACTGACATAGTTAGTTAGGTTCAGGGTGACGGTGCATACTATGAAACACAATTTAATGTTAATCTCttgtaaaattttctttttgaatttcTATCTCAGCGGCAATACAATGTTTGAAGAGGAAGAGGCTATATGAACAGCAAGTAGAACAGCTTGGAAACCAACAGTTGCGTATTCATGACCAGGTGCGAATGCAACTTCTTTATAAAATGAAAGGTTCTCAAGTCTTTTAAGTTCAACCACTGTTTCACGGTTTTATATATTTACGTACATAGATATAGACACAACACATACACTCTATAGTTTTCTGGCCAAACACAGGCATTTGACAATTCTCTCCTGATGGCTTTTATGCAATTTTCTTGCAAACATGATTCAGTCTGGTTGTGATAGCTATGAGTGCATCATAATTCAGTTTTTGAGTGACTTTTATATCTTATGTTGGTGATTGTGTTACAGATGATAATGTTGGAAGGTGCCAAGGCAACCACAGAAACCGTAGAACTAGAAGCATTGAGATTTGGGGCATCTACAATGAAGGCTATGCAAAAAGCAACGTATATAGCActatttatgtttaaaaaaattgtgattttgttcTATATTTTATTCGCATGTTACTATATGCTTGCTTTAAAACCTGAAAAAGATCACTATCATTTTTCTGATATGAAAAATGTCGGTCATGTATGTAACTTTTCTGTTTATCACTCTTGCTTATCTTAAGGTTAATGATTGTGACATATTGGGTTACAATATTATCTTTTTCAGGAACATTAATGATGTTGACAAGACCATGGATGAGATCAATGAACAAACTGAGAACATGAAACAGATTCAGGAAGCATTGTCAACTCCATTTGGTGCAGCTGATTTTGATGAGGTCAtatcaaataataatactatttatttgcactttgctaatgaaattttatcttttgattgatttgttattgagcatctatatatatatatatcttgtgATATATGATTATATTCGGCCAGTGTTCTGAATTTGTTTGCCATTCAGGATGAATTGGAGGCAGAACTTGAAGAGCTTGAGGGTGCTGAGTTGGAAGAAGAGCTTCTTCAGCCTGTAACTACAGCTCCAGCAGCCTCGGTGCATGTTCCAGCTGGGAGGCAACCTACTCGTCCAGTGCCTGCGAAATCCACTCCTGAAGAAGATGAATTGGCAGCTTTGCAAGCTGAGATGGCACTTTGAGCAGGTCCCTTTTCTCGGCTATGGCACTATTGATTTATCCTATCTATGCATTAATACGTTTTAGTCTGATTGGTTTGTGAAATCATGTTTGATATCAATGTTTGCACACTTGAGTTCTGTTGTAtgataatattttgaaatgaaTTGCCTAAACTGCTTGCCAGAAAAACTATGCGTATCTTATTTTAAGCACTTATTATTGCAGGCATTGATGATGGGTTATAACTCATAACCAGTTGGCAGTGGCATGGGGAGAATTCTGCTTCCTCTCACCGTTGCTTATCTTTGTGAAAATTATTGAACAGAGAATGTACATAGAGTttataaaaagtgaaaatt
Coding sequences within it:
- the LOC123895087 gene encoding vacuolar protein sorting-associated protein 32 homolog 2-like, translating into MKYHTVFVFILSRKSTQSLFQFVLCRSDQISCSPLSPHSCYSAAIQCLKRKRLYEQQVEQLGNQQLRIHDQMIMLEGAKATTETVELEALRFGASTMKAMQKATNINDVDKTMDEINEQTENMKQIQEALSTPFGAADFDEDELEAELEELEGAELEEELLQPVTTAPAASVHVPAGRQPTRPVPAKSTPEEDELAALQAEMAL